In Gemmatimonadales bacterium, a single window of DNA contains:
- a CDS encoding Wzz/FepE/Etk N-terminal domain-containing protein, translating into MNEHSDSIDLGEVASALRTGWRHIAAGVAVGLLAAVAALLVVRRQFEGTATVLLKSAQEAGGSLVSRMGLPADLLPASLSTSLRSQIETEIEVLSSRAVIGRVVDSLGLQARVLEPAGTASDA; encoded by the coding sequence ATGAACGAGCATTCCGACAGCATAGACCTCGGCGAGGTGGCGAGCGCGCTTCGGACCGGCTGGCGCCACATCGCCGCCGGGGTGGCCGTCGGGCTGCTCGCGGCCGTGGCTGCCCTTCTCGTGGTTCGGCGGCAGTTCGAGGGCACCGCCACCGTCTTGCTGAAGAGCGCCCAGGAGGCCGGGGGCTCACTGGTCTCCCGGATGGGACTGCCCGCCGATCTCCTGCCCGCCTCGCTGTCCACCTCGCTCCGCTCCCAGATCGAGACCGAGATCGAGGTCCTTTCGAGCCGAGCAGTGATCGGCCGGGTCGTGGACTCGCTGGGCCTCCAGGCGCGGGTCCTGGAGCCCGCCGGCACCGCCTCGGACGCCA
- a CDS encoding polysaccharide biosynthesis/export family protein produces the protein MISQQPDSLAVPAHGPSSARIQPGDRIALKVWREPELSDTLTVDQNVEVVLPRLGPFSLAQQSVGSLQDSLRFRYAEFLRNPSIEVTVLRRVGVHGEVKEPKLYWVDVTMTLRDVIALAGGLTEIANINNVVIVRGRTALKVGNWERGGPLASDLMSGDQIVVGRTSWLSRNLLAAASTVGVVASILITVFKK, from the coding sequence GTGATCTCCCAGCAACCCGACAGCCTGGCTGTTCCGGCCCACGGTCCGTCCTCGGCCCGAATCCAGCCCGGCGACCGCATCGCGCTCAAGGTGTGGCGGGAACCCGAGCTGAGTGACACCCTGACCGTCGATCAAAACGTGGAGGTGGTACTGCCCAGGCTGGGCCCCTTCAGCCTCGCCCAGCAGAGCGTCGGGTCCCTCCAGGACTCGCTCCGCTTTCGCTATGCGGAGTTCCTCCGCAACCCGTCGATCGAGGTCACGGTCCTGCGCCGCGTGGGGGTGCACGGGGAGGTCAAGGAGCCGAAACTCTACTGGGTGGACGTCACCATGACGCTCCGTGACGTGATCGCCCTGGCCGGAGGGCTGACCGAGATCGCGAACATCAACAATGTGGTGATCGTGCGCGGGCGGACGGCGCTCAAGGTCGGCAATTGGGAGCGCGGCGGCCCGCTCGCGTCAGACCTCATGTCGGGTGACCAGATCGTCGTGGGCCGTACCAGCTGGCTGTCGCGCAACCTACTGGCCGCTGCGAGCACGGTCGGCGTCGTCGCCTCGATCCTCATCACCGTGTTCAAGAAGTAG
- a CDS encoding glycosyltransferase, whose translation MKVAITIDWLTSFGGAERVLTHLHAMYPDAPIYTSLLWPSAVPEYMRNWDIRTSFLQKIPFARRHHRALLPLMPLAFEQFDLSGYDVVLTTSHACAKGVITGADTTNICYIFTPPRYLWEQYYAYTNGSRRQVLYAPIANWLRVWDRVAADRVDHFIAISGTVADRVWRHYRREAEVIYPPVDTDRFTPNGAAPEDFYLVVARFVPYKRIDLAIAAANRLGRQLWIVGDGPERRRLKAMAGPTVRFLGWIPDDEQLARLYARCRAFLFPGLDDFGVAPLEAQAAGRPVIALGRGAAVETVVPDTTGVLFDEQKVDAMVEAIERFERLAFDPAACRRNAELFDSRIFRERFQAAVETQVRLAADRKRGRRMGSQPDRTA comes from the coding sequence ATGAAAGTCGCCATCACCATCGACTGGCTCACCTCGTTCGGCGGTGCGGAGCGGGTGCTCACGCACCTGCACGCGATGTACCCCGACGCGCCGATCTACACGAGCCTGCTGTGGCCGTCCGCCGTACCGGAGTACATGAGGAACTGGGACATCCGGACCTCGTTCCTCCAGAAGATCCCGTTCGCGCGCCGGCACCACCGCGCCCTGCTGCCGCTCATGCCGCTGGCGTTCGAGCAATTCGACCTGAGCGGGTACGACGTCGTCCTGACGACTTCGCACGCGTGTGCGAAGGGAGTCATCACCGGCGCCGACACCACGAACATCTGCTACATCTTCACGCCGCCCCGGTACCTCTGGGAACAGTACTACGCGTACACCAACGGCTCCCGGCGTCAGGTCCTGTACGCGCCGATCGCGAACTGGCTCAGAGTGTGGGACCGGGTCGCGGCCGATCGCGTCGATCACTTCATCGCGATCTCGGGGACCGTGGCAGACCGCGTCTGGCGCCACTACCGGCGTGAGGCGGAGGTCATCTACCCTCCGGTGGATACCGACCGCTTCACGCCGAACGGCGCGGCGCCCGAGGATTTCTACCTCGTGGTCGCGCGGTTCGTCCCCTACAAGCGCATCGATCTCGCGATCGCCGCGGCCAACCGGCTGGGGCGCCAGCTCTGGATCGTCGGCGACGGTCCCGAGCGCCGGCGCCTGAAGGCCATGGCCGGCCCGACGGTGCGGTTCCTGGGCTGGATCCCGGACGACGAGCAGCTGGCGCGGCTCTACGCCCGGTGTCGGGCGTTCCTCTTCCCGGGGCTCGACGATTTCGGCGTGGCGCCGCTCGAGGCGCAAGCGGCGGGACGACCGGTGATCGCGCTGGGCCGCGGCGCGGCCGTGGAAACCGTCGTGCCTGACACAACCGGGGTGCTCTTCGACGAGCAGAAGGTGGATGCCATGGTCGAGGCGATCGAGCGCTTCGAGCGGCTGGCCTTCGACCCCGCCGCGTGCCGCCGGAACGCGGAACTGTTCGACAGCCGCATCTTCCGAGAACGATTCCAGGCCGCGGTGGAAACCCAAGTGCGCCTTGCCGCTGACCGTAAGCGGGGCCGCCGCATGGGCAGCCAGCCGGATCGGACGGCGTAA